The window AGTATAACAATGGTTTATGAAATAAAAAAACCGACAAAGAAGTGAAAAAACTTCAAATGTCGGTCTAGTGACCAAGACGAGCGTATCTTCAAACACTTTTATCGATGATTTGGTTCGATTAAGCCAAATTAAACAAGAATTACAAACTCCACTTTTATCAAATAATTTTTTTAGTTTTTGATATCGTAAACTGAAAATGCATTGGAAAAGCAGAGAATACGTAAAGAACAATTGGTGTATCTCAACAAATCGGTTGAATTTACCACAGAATTGCTGCGCTTCACATCCAACACCAATTACACAGATGTTTTGACATCCGAACAAAGTTTGCTTGCCGCACGTTTGAACAGTATTGGTGATAAACTGCAGGAGTTACAGGCCATTGTAGATCTGTATGGTGCTTTGGGTGGAGGTGCAGAATAGCTCCAAAATAAATAATAGAAAATTTATTCTTAAGCGTTAAAACTGAGAGGTTAGAATGACCTCAATTAAAATATTTTATGTCCAATTAAATTAACTATAATGAAGAGGGTTTAATGCGGTTATCTTTTGCAAATCTGATATGAAGAGGAATAATTGTGAGTGTTTTGGTTTAGTGTATGTTGAAGGCAGATTTGCAAAAGATTTTATTTGAAAAAATTAGTAAAGTATGGGTGAACTTTAAGGCAGTTTAAAATGAATGTAAAATGACTTAGTCCAAATGAAGATGATGTGAATGTTGTTTTTTAATCCTTTGTAAATCTGATATTAAGAGGTGATTTTTATAAAATCGAAAGTTGTTAATGTTTTAATTTTGTGCAGACAGATTTGCAAAGGATTTTTTTTCAAAAATGAACTCATAGTTTTTAAGACCAATTAAAGTTAGGGAATAGGATGAAAAATGCTCTAATAAAACTACTAAAAAAGTTCCACCAGTTAAAACTTTTTGAAGACTTAAATAAGTATAAATTTTAAAAATAAAACCGGAGATGATCAATTTAAAAATAAAAATAGTTACATCAGCCTTCATCTATTGATGTAGATGTCTTTATGATTGAAATCATCAAACACTTTTATAAACGAATTTGGTTTGTTTGAGCGCCAAATAAGAAGAGTAGTCCTCAGTTTATAACGCGACTAAATCCTGTAAAATTATTACAAGTTAATTTCAAATTAAACCAAAACAAGCTTTTCTTTCTACAGAAATACTTAATCAAACAGTTTTTACGATTAGAAGCTAATTATGTTCTTATGGAAACAAATATTTAATTATAATTCAATAATAAGTCTACTTATCAAAAATCAAAACGACTTAAATAGATGTCAAAAAGCTTTTGTCATTTATTTAAGCACCTTTGTCATTTATATTTCATAGGTTTTTCAGCTTATCATTGCTTTGTGCTCAGAGTCAAACAAGTGGCAACTTGCTTCCAGCAATGCCTCTAAACGATGAGTCAGAAATGAATGAAACTGCAATCTCGATCTTAAATAAAGTCAAGTACACTTATCTTTTTTTGCCATTACTGCTACTGGCTTTAATTGCCAGCTATCTATATGTATATGATGCATGGTCAGCTGAACATTATGTAAGCATACAAAAAGAAGCTTTTACTTATTTCAACCTACGACTATCCAAATTTCCCGGACTGATGTATAATCTCACTCAGCTTGGGGACGCGCTGATTATTCTGTCTCTATGTACTGCTCTGATCATTTATGCACCGAAGATCTGGGAATGTTTGATTTGGGCTTCGTTGATATCAGCACTCTTGTGTAGCCCTTTCAAATGGCTTTTTAAAATACCCCGTCCGGCTGCAATATTGGAGAAAGACAGTTTTGTGATTATAGGAAAGGTGTATATTGGAAATAACAGCCTTCCTTCCGGGCATGCCATTACGGTTTTTACCGTACTAACGGTATTACTTTGGGCACTGATGCCAAAAAATATGACCAAGAGGATAACTTGGATTACTCTGATAATTGGTATGGGTAGCTTATTTTCATTATCAAGAGTTGGCGTAGGGGCCCACCATTTGCTCGATGTGTTGATTGGGAGTATTATAGGTTACATTTCAGGAATTTCAGGAATCCTGATCAACCGGAATCTTCCATTATGGGCCTGGATAGGGAATAAAAAATATTATCCTTTTTTCATTACCTTATTCATCATTTGCAGTGTGATTGTCATGAGAAAGATATGGTACGATAATCTCCCTGTCTTTTACTTTTCACTGATCAGTTTATTCATCACGACATATATCATAACCAGAAATTATGTTAAAAAATAAAATTAAGTTTTCATTTTATGTTTTAGGAATCAGCGTACTGAATTCATTGCTGTTTCACCTTCCGTTCTTCAAATTTGTTTTGAACAATATCGACTATCATACATTCGTCGGTGGCTTTATGGTATTCAGTCTTTTTTTGATGGCGGTCGTCGCCAATTTTTTCGCCTTTTACATGTTGCTTTTCCGTTCGGGAATTGTGGGCAGGATTTTAATGTGCATTATTTTCCTGATCAATGCAGTTGCCCTTTATTTCATCAATACATACGGAGTGATCATTGATGAAAGTATGATTGGCAATGTATTAAATACCAACTATGCCGAATCAAGCAGTTTTTTTTCGTTTAAATTATTAGGGTATCTTATTTTTCTCGGATTTATTCCCGGTTATTTTATTCTTACCATACAGGTGGTCAAAGAATCTGTAAAGAAATGTCTATTATTATTAGCTGGCAGTCTTTTGTTTATTCTTGTATTTGTTTTTGCCAACAGCAGCAACTGGCTTTGGATCGATAAAAATTCCAAGACACTGGGCGGGTTGGTAATGCCTTGGTCATACACTGTAAATACAGCACTTTTTTATATCCACAAGAATCAAACGAATAGAAAAGAAATTCTGTTACCGAAAGCAACAATGGGTAACAATGATAAAGCAGTGGTCATATTGGTGATTGGCGAATCGGCAAGACAGGAAAATTTTTCTCTTTATGGATACGGAAAAAATACTAATCCGCTATTATCCAAAATTGATAACGTTCACACTTTCCGGGCAAATTCCTGTGCTACCTATACTACAGCAGGTGTAAAGTGTATACTCCAACATCAGGATAGCAACGACTTCTACGAAATACTTCCCAACTATCTGTACAGGAATAATGTAGATGTAGTATGGAGGACTACCAACTGGGGAGAACCGCCGGTGCATGTCAGGGATTATCAGACGCGGGACAAGTTAATGCGGGAATGTAACGGCGAAGATTGCGGTTATGATGAAATACTGGTTTCCGGACTCAAAGAAAGAATATCAGCGAGCCGTAAAAATAAAGTACTGATTGTCCTTCATACCAGTACCAGCCATGGGCCTACCTACAATAAAAAATACCCGAAAAAGTTTGAAGTTTTCAGTCCGGTCTGCAACAGTGTGGAACTAAGTAAGTGCTCCCGCCAGGAACTTATCAATGCTTATGACAATACGATTGTTTATACAGATTATATACTATCGCAGGTAATCGGTGAACTGAAAGAACTTAAGGGATACCGCAGTTCCATGATCTATGTTTCAGACCATGGAGAGTCTTTGGGAGAGAAAAACTTATATATGCACGGGCTGCCGGTAAGTCTTGCGCCTAAACAGCAATATGAGATACCGTTCATTGTCTGGTCTTCGGGAGGTCCGGCGATAAAAAACGACCAGTTGGTGTCCCAGAGTTATGTTTTCCACAGCGTTTTGAGGTTTCTGGGCGTAAAAAGTCCGGTGTATGATGAGAAAATGAGTATTTTTAAGTAAATAACACGGAACTAAACAATGAAGGGTGAATATGGTCAGATCAATCATACCTATCCTGCATTATTCAGTATAAATTCATTTTAAATAATAAATATCATGGAATTTTTTAGCACAGATAGACTTATTATCCGCAGTTTCAGGGAAAGCGATGCCACAGATCTATTCGCATACTTTTCGGCGCCTAGGGTAAACTGTTTTGCAGATGAACAGCTGACCACGCTTGAAGAAGCCGTAAAGGATGCTGGGGAAAAAAGCAAAGATCAATCGCAGTTTGCGGTTTGTCTTAAAGATAACGATTTACTCATCGGAAATCTCTTCGCTATGCAAGAAGAAGATACATTTAATGTCGGGTGGAATTTCAATGGCAGATATGAAGGTAAAGGCTATGCAAGAGAAGCGGCTGCCGGCTTGTTTGATTACTTATTTGTGCAGAAAGAGGGAAGGAGAATATACTGTTATGTGGAAGACTATAACACCCGCTCCCAAAAATTGTGCGAGCGTTTAGGCATGCGCAAGGAAGGTCTTTTTATGGAATACATCTCCTTTGTAAAAAACGATGATGGAACACCCAGATACGAAAATACGCTTCAGTTTGCCATCCTGAAAAAGGAATGGAAAAAACTGAATGACGTAATTTAAAACTGTACAACTGTAATACTATTAGTATTCCAGCCGGTCAATCACATTCTTTTTGTAAAAATTTCCAACAGGCAAGACAGTGCCGTCTTTAAGGAACAGCTGCCCGCCGGAAATTTTTGAGATCATACTCAATGCAACAAGATGGGATTTGTGGATGCGTACAAAAAGCTGATTATCCAATTTATTTTCAACTTCCTGCGTCGTGATCTGGCTGAGGAGCATCTTTTCCCTAGTGAAAAACTTCACATAGTTGCCATAGCTCTGGGTATAACGTATTTCATGGAAAGGCAATTTTAAAATGTCTCCGTCCACTTTGAGTATAATGTGGTCACGTTTTTCAGAAGGATTTTTTACTGCTTTTTTTGCGGTGCCTATGCGATTGATCACTTTGTCGACAGCAGAGAGGAACCGTCTAAAATCAAAGGGTTTCACGAGATAATCCGCAACATCATATTTGTAACCGTCCAGTGCATATTCCTTATATGCTGTCGTAAGAATCACAAACGGTCTTTTAGACATTGTTTCAAGAAGCTCCATACCGCTCAGTCCGGGCATATTGATATCCAGGAACATGACGTCCACATCATTTTTATATACATAATCCATCGCATCTATGGCCGTATAGAAGGAACCACTTAGATGGATATGATTTGACTGCCCGATAAAATGTTCCAGCACGCGGTGTGCCCCTTCTTCATCATCTACAATAATACAGTTCAATTTATTCATAATAGCGTTTTTTCAAGCGGAATATTGAGCGTAGTGGAATAACTCAATTCCGACCGGTTTTCATGGAAAGTGAAACGGTCTCCGTAAAGATAAGCCAATCGCTGTCTGAGATTATTCAGTCCCACCTTGGTTGAGGGTTTCTGTAGGTTTTTGTCAGCAAGGGAATTTTCAATTTTAAGATGCAGGCTGTCATCTGTAATGGCAATATTGATATGCACAAACCAATTGGAATTGTTCTGGCTGTGTTTGAAACTATTTTCAACCAGTGTAATCAGCAGCAATGGCGAAATGGAGTAAAGGCTGATATCTTCTGCGGACTCCGAGAAGTTGAATATTATGTCAGACCTTTTACCGATCCGTTCCCGCTCCATATCAGTATAATTCCTTATAAACTCAATCTCATCGGTAAGTGAAACCTTGGCTACATTCCCGTTTTCAATCTGATAGCGCATCATTTCGGATAATTTCACAATAAGACCTGGTGTACGCCCCGGTTCGGTTAGACTTACCCCATAAAGATTATTGAGCATATTGAAAAAGAAATGCGGGTTGAGCTGGGTATGCAGGAATTTAAGGTTCATTTCATTTAAAAGGAGCTGATCCCGGTTTCTGTGCTGCAACTCAATGGCATAGCGTTGCATAAGTGAAAGAGCCATGATTGTAACTGTGCTGATGATACAGATCACAAAGTGATACAGAAAGTTGAAAAGGAATTCGTCGGCATCAAAAAATTCAGGTTGGATCCAAAATAAATTTGCCGTAAACAGGACAGCTGAACCAATGAGAATAACAGCAAAAGAAGAAAAAAAGTACATTATATACCTTTTCCCCAGATAAAAATTAAATATAAAAAAACGGTGTATTTGTGCCTGGATATAAAGGATCAGGAAAAAAACAAAGCCTTTAAGAAAGTTTTCCAACGAATTGATAAAGATCCATTCGTGAAGCATCGTCAGTACAAACATTGCCCAGAAAATAATAATCTCCTGATACAACATTTTACGAGTGGTCCCGGTTCTTGTTTTCATATCTGCATTATAAATCACTACTGAAAAGTTTTATGTGGCGGTAATACTAGATCATTTTGATATCACCGTCGGTATTTCTTTACGCTACAAAAGTCTACAATCAAAAGTAGACCAGAAAATATAAATGACCAATAGTTTTCGACATTTATTTATGCAGGTTGATCACTAATATTTTAAGTCGTAATCTTTTTGTTATTGCTTTGTTTTCAGAAAAGAAATGGACATCATGAAGAATTTGAAGAAATTTTGGAAGAACGGCGTACTTTTCCTGGTTCTCTTCCTTTCAGGAAATGCAGAAGCACAGGTTCTCACACAGAAAGAATCAACCGTAAATATAAAAGGAACGGTTGTAGGAAATACAGACAATACATCATTACCAGGAAGTACGGTGACAGTAAAAGGCATTGAGGGTAACGTTATCGGTACAGTTATCACCGCAAATGACGGATCTTTTTCGGTAAAGGTAAAACCTTTTTCGACCATCAATATCAGCATTGTTTATCTGGGATTCAAAGATTACCATGCTGACAAGCTTAAGATTGAGAATGGTGATCTGGATTTGGGCAGGATTTCGATTGAGGAAAAAAGTACATCGATTCAGGGGGTAATTATTACCGCCAGCAGAAAGAAACCTCTTATTGAAAATGGCAAAGACCGGATCATTTATAATGCCGCTTCTGATATCAGTAATAAATCTGGAAATGCTGCTGACGTGTTGCGCAAGGCGCCGATGCTTACCGTAGGCGCAGGAGGCGATCTCAAGCTTCGTGGCAATTCCAATATCAAAGTGTTAATCAACGGCGTTCCGTCTAGGATTATGGCGAAAAACCTAAAAGAAGCCTTGAAGATGATTCCGGCAAGTTCTATTGTATCGGTAGAGGTGATGACGAACCCATCTGCCAAATATGAAGCTGAAGGGGCAGCCGGGGTGGTGAATATCATTACGCGCAAAAAACTCAAAGGCACCAGCGGAGTGCTTGACCTTACCGGAGGAAATCTGGAACATACTGGCAATATAGCCCTAAATGCGAGTTCTGGAAAGTTTGACTTTACCGCCATGGGCAATTACAGCGAAGAACGCGAAAAAACGGCTTCCCTGCTGGAAAGAATCGATCTGGATAACGGTAAGCAAACCGGAAGCCTTCAACAGCGATCCGACCTGTTACAAACCAGTAAAGGCGGATCTGCCAACCTTTCGGCAAGGTATAAAATTGACTCTCTGCAGACCCTTGAGGCAAGCTTTTCCTATTGGAAAGGATCATGGCCCCAAAGCGGCGGACTGCTGAACCGGTACAATGGTATCAGCGGGTCTCAAGAATACCGCCAGAACATTTTGCAGACCGGAAAATTCAATTACACGGAATGGATGCTGAACTATCAGAAAAAATTTAAACGTGAAGGACAGGAATTGCAGCTTGTCGGCCAGGCCTCCACTTCGTCGGATCTTTCCGATTATACTACGGAGCAATATAAGACCGACGGTACATTCGTCTTCCGTGAGCAGGGCCCTAACAGGGGTAAGGAAAAGGAATGGAGTTTTCAGGCAGACTATACCCATCCGCTCAGTGAATCCGGCAAAACGGTGCTGGAAACCGGGATGAAATACCTGCAGAATCATTCCAGAAGTGCCTATGAGGTCATCAACAGCTACCAGCCGGTCGATCCTTCACGCTCGGGAAATATGGCTTATCGCCAAAGTATTTTTTCAGCTTATGCCACGCTTAATTTCGATCTAGGCAACGACTGGACCTTACGCCCTGGGCTTCGGTTTGAAGGTACAGATATCAATGCGACATTTCAGAATACTGCTCCTTTGTCAAGGAAATTTTCCAACTGGGTGCCCAATGTGTTGCTTAGCAAAAAAGTTGGTGAACGGAATGAATTTAAATTGGATTACAATGAAAGGATCCGCAGGCCGTGGATCATGGACCTCAATCCGTACAGCAATGCGGTAGACCCGTTGAATGTGGTCCAGGGAAACCCATACCTGAAACCTGAACTGACCAAGAAGCTTGAATTATCCCACACCTATACTGCATCCAAAGGATCATTGCTGACCAGCAGCCTGTATTACAGCAGCAATAAAAATGCGGTAGAGCAGATCACAAAAGTCAATGATAAAGGTATTGCATTTACCACACCGGACAACATCGGTGAAAGTACACGCATGGGTCTTAATGTGAATACGGTTTTTAATCCTTTCAAAAAATGGACTGTTAATGCAGGGGCTGAAGTATTCCATCTTAAATTTCGCAGCTCATCGTTAGGTATTAGTAATAATGGAACTTTTTTCAGTACCAGTCTTAGCAATACCTTAAGCTTACCGAACAAGTTTAGTTTCAGTGCTTCGGCTGATTATGGTAACGGGTTTATCACATTACAGGGGAAGAACTCAGCAAATTATTCTTATCGCTTTGCGGTAAAAAAAGAGTTTCTGGACAATAAAGCAAGCCTTACCCTTACAGTAATCAACCCGTTCCAGAATAATTTCCGTGAAAATGTATATGCTTATGCACCGACTTTTCAAAGCACACAAATCAACCGCTATTTCAACAGAGCTGCCACTCTTACGTTCAGCTGGCAATTCGGGGGATTAAGAACTACGCAGGAAAAGGAGAGCAGTTTCTCTGATAATGGAGAAGATAAACATTTTAGAAAAAGGAAAAGATAATATATACTTATGGCCATATTTAAAATTATTCGAACCATGTATCAACGAAAATAATAAAATATCATATCTCATGAAAATATCAATTGCTACATCAACTTTTAATCAGGAAAAAAACATCAGGGATTTTCTTGATGCTGCTCTAGAAATTGCCGATGAAATTATTATTGTAGATCATTTTTCAACGGATCGTACAAAGAAATATGCATGTCCTACAAGAAAGTACAGTTTATTGAAAAAAAATTGAACCAATAGATTAAGTAAAGCAGTGGGCAATAAACTTATTCAAAGAAGAATTTAATGTTTTTCTTGACATTAGAGATTTTAGAGATGATATAGCCAACAAAGAAATGCTTAGTTTGTGCTCTGTGTCGCACTCGCTGAGTATGATTAATCTGTAACTCGAAATTAAGTAATCGTTTAAATAAATGGTGGTAAGAAATAAAATTTTCATAAAAATATATCTTAATGTTTGGTATTCACTAGCTGTTTTTTCATTGCAGTTAATTTTGTGCTGACTGCTTCGTATCATAATGCGAAGCAGTCTTTTAAATTTTAAGCGCTTTAGTAGTGAGATACCTTTAAATAACAATGAGATTATGAATAGAAGCATATTTTAACAATTAAAAATCAAATAATTTTATACATATGAGAAAAATCTTTGTTGTACTTACCGTATTCTTATTATTAATTAATGCAAACCTGTCGGGGCAAACAGTTACGCAGTATTATGATGTAATTCATAATGATAAAATAGTAGGAAGCACAATGATTAACAGAGTAGGCGACGAAAAAAAATTTATTATCAACCTTAAAATGACAGCTGATATAAGTTTTTTTATTAACAGGGTAGTTATTGTTGGAAAAGAAAATGCTGTCTTTGAAAATAGCGTTTTAAAATCCGGATCTGTTTTCAGGAAAGTTAATGACAAAGTAAAAACAGATAACTGGATAAAATTTGATAATAATAGATATATGCTGTACGATGGAAATCTTTTAAGCTACTTATCAACTGGGGAGATAAGAAATAATATGTTAAGTTTATTTTTCAACGAACCTGTCAATCTTAAAAAAGTATATTCTGACAACCAGCAGAAACTTGTAGAATTAAAAGTTAGTTCTACCAATACTTATTCTGTTCCAGGAAAAAACCAAAGTCTTACCACTTTTGTTTATAAAGATGGAAAGTGTAGCCAAGTAATTTTAAAAAACAGTTTGATTACACTTATGTTTAAGAGAACTAAATAAAAAAAATGTTTGTTATTAAAAGAGCACTTCGCCAATTTAGCATTTTTACTTTTAATAATCTGAAAAGATATGTATGAATATAATCTTAACGAGGCTCTTAGTGAACAAGTAATTAAGGAAATTTTATAAATATATACTGCAAAAGATTTTTTCTCCACTGAATGATGTAAATGATTAGATTTGCGGTTAATATTTTTAGTAATAAAGAATAATATTTAAAATTAATAAAAACCCATGACAAAAAAGATTTATCTAATGGCTGTTGCCGTATTACCATTTCTTGGAAATGCTCAGGAATTAGGTGTTGCAAAAAATATTACAGGTGCGCAAATCGGTTTATTCGGTTTGGATTTGTATAACGAAACAAAGATTGCAGACAGAGCTACTTTGAGAGTTGAGGCAAGCTTGTTTCCTGCAATTTGGGGCGGCGACTTATATGCAAAAACCGGTTTTGCTTTCTATCCCGCTATCACACTACAGCCAAAATATTACTACAACATTTCTAAACGTGGTGAAAATGGGAAGAATACAAAAAATAATTCAGCAAATTATGTAGGCTTACAAATACGTTATATACCGGACTGGTTTGTCATTTCAAATACTAAAAATCTAAATCTGACCAATCAGGTGAATATTATTCCTACTTATGGATTTAGAAGGAATTTTGCCGGAAATTTTAACTATGAGTTCAAAGCAGGCTTAGGATATGGAGCAGCATTTGCAAATGGCAATACGATTTCAGAAGCAGTACTAGACCTCAGTTTTAAAATTGGATATGACTTTTAAAACTACTTTATTTAATAATATGGTTATTTGGCTCAAAGTCAATAATCTTCCTTTGTGTTAGATTTTGTGGCTGGAAATAATGATTAATAGTGAGATATTATTTTAGAAATTAATATAATACCTTCCATTTAGTTATTTCATAAGTGGAAATTACCATTTCACAAACCAAATTATACTATTCAGTGCTTTTTTTGGTAATTAATAATTAATATATAACATCTTTGTAAAAGGAAATGAAGAGGAATTTTAATTTTGTGAATGATTAGACCAATAAAAATCTGTTACAACTTTTGATTACTCACTTTAGTTGTTATAATCTAATCATTTGTAGGGCTGGTTAATTCCAGCCTTTTATTTTGCACAAACAGGTATGCAATGTATAATTTCTATGTGGTCTTATTCTAAAATATGGCTATTTAAAATTTACATAAATATTATCAAGAGTTAAATTTTTATCAATCCCATTAGAATATATTTCTAATGAAAATATATCCTAAAAAAGTTAATAAGAAACGCATTAAATAATTATAAGATGCCTACTATCGTCTTAAGTATCAGAAAGACCGTTTCATTACTCAATTTATCAGTTTGACGATAAATTTTAAAATCTTTCTATCAATTGATTTATATCTTTACATCGATAAAACCTTATGCTCCGATATGATTACAAAAAAAAACTTTTTAAAAGAATTAAAAAAAAGATTATTTGTCTGGAGTGTTGCATTTCTGTTTTCCTATATTTTCATTTATCTGATTGACCCTTTTTATTATAAAGAATTAATTGGGAAGCCTTTTTTTTACATTGCTGAAGATTTTTTTTTGGTACTCTTTTTCTCTGTCGTTATTGCTGAGGTGAGTTTGTTAATTGATCATTACGTTAATAAAATAGTTTCTTGGAATGAAAAAAGCCTTAGAAGACTTCTTATTCAAACTGTACTTCAGATCATTGGAAGCGTAAC is drawn from Chryseobacterium muglaense and contains these coding sequences:
- a CDS encoding phosphatase PAP2 family protein gives rise to the protein MNETAISILNKVKYTYLFLPLLLLALIASYLYVYDAWSAEHYVSIQKEAFTYFNLRLSKFPGLMYNLTQLGDALIILSLCTALIIYAPKIWECLIWASLISALLCSPFKWLFKIPRPAAILEKDSFVIIGKVYIGNNSLPSGHAITVFTVLTVLLWALMPKNMTKRITWITLIIGMGSLFSLSRVGVGAHHLLDVLIGSIIGYISGISGILINRNLPLWAWIGNKKYYPFFITLFIICSVIVMRKIWYDNLPVFYFSLISLFITTYIITRNYVKK
- the eptA gene encoding phosphoethanolamine--lipid A transferase EptA, which encodes MLKNKIKFSFYVLGISVLNSLLFHLPFFKFVLNNIDYHTFVGGFMVFSLFLMAVVANFFAFYMLLFRSGIVGRILMCIIFLINAVALYFINTYGVIIDESMIGNVLNTNYAESSSFFSFKLLGYLIFLGFIPGYFILTIQVVKESVKKCLLLLAGSLLFILVFVFANSSNWLWIDKNSKTLGGLVMPWSYTVNTALFYIHKNQTNRKEILLPKATMGNNDKAVVILVIGESARQENFSLYGYGKNTNPLLSKIDNVHTFRANSCATYTTAGVKCILQHQDSNDFYEILPNYLYRNNVDVVWRTTNWGEPPVHVRDYQTRDKLMRECNGEDCGYDEILVSGLKERISASRKNKVLIVLHTSTSHGPTYNKKYPKKFEVFSPVCNSVELSKCSRQELINAYDNTIVYTDYILSQVIGELKELKGYRSSMIYVSDHGESLGEKNLYMHGLPVSLAPKQQYEIPFIVWSSGGPAIKNDQLVSQSYVFHSVLRFLGVKSPVYDEKMSIFK
- a CDS encoding GNAT family N-acetyltransferase; its protein translation is MEFFSTDRLIIRSFRESDATDLFAYFSAPRVNCFADEQLTTLEEAVKDAGEKSKDQSQFAVCLKDNDLLIGNLFAMQEEDTFNVGWNFNGRYEGKGYAREAAAGLFDYLFVQKEGRRIYCYVEDYNTRSQKLCERLGMRKEGLFMEYISFVKNDDGTPRYENTLQFAILKKEWKKLNDVI
- a CDS encoding LytR/AlgR family response regulator transcription factor, with the translated sequence MNKLNCIIVDDEEGAHRVLEHFIGQSNHIHLSGSFYTAIDAMDYVYKNDVDVMFLDINMPGLSGMELLETMSKRPFVILTTAYKEYALDGYKYDVADYLVKPFDFRRFLSAVDKVINRIGTAKKAVKNPSEKRDHIILKVDGDILKLPFHEIRYTQSYGNYVKFFTREKMLLSQITTQEVENKLDNQLFVRIHKSHLVALSMISKISGGQLFLKDGTVLPVGNFYKKNVIDRLEY
- a CDS encoding sensor histidine kinase, yielding MKTRTGTTRKMLYQEIIIFWAMFVLTMLHEWIFINSLENFLKGFVFFLILYIQAQIHRFFIFNFYLGKRYIMYFFSSFAVILIGSAVLFTANLFWIQPEFFDADEFLFNFLYHFVICIISTVTIMALSLMQRYAIELQHRNRDQLLLNEMNLKFLHTQLNPHFFFNMLNNLYGVSLTEPGRTPGLIVKLSEMMRYQIENGNVAKVSLTDEIEFIRNYTDMERERIGKRSDIIFNFSESAEDISLYSISPLLLITLVENSFKHSQNNSNWFVHINIAITDDSLHLKIENSLADKNLQKPSTKVGLNNLRQRLAYLYGDRFTFHENRSELSYSTTLNIPLEKTLL
- a CDS encoding TonB-dependent receptor domain-containing protein translates to MKNLKKFWKNGVLFLVLFLSGNAEAQVLTQKESTVNIKGTVVGNTDNTSLPGSTVTVKGIEGNVIGTVITANDGSFSVKVKPFSTINISIVYLGFKDYHADKLKIENGDLDLGRISIEEKSTSIQGVIITASRKKPLIENGKDRIIYNAASDISNKSGNAADVLRKAPMLTVGAGGDLKLRGNSNIKVLINGVPSRIMAKNLKEALKMIPASSIVSVEVMTNPSAKYEAEGAAGVVNIITRKKLKGTSGVLDLTGGNLEHTGNIALNASSGKFDFTAMGNYSEEREKTASLLERIDLDNGKQTGSLQQRSDLLQTSKGGSANLSARYKIDSLQTLEASFSYWKGSWPQSGGLLNRYNGISGSQEYRQNILQTGKFNYTEWMLNYQKKFKREGQELQLVGQASTSSDLSDYTTEQYKTDGTFVFREQGPNRGKEKEWSFQADYTHPLSESGKTVLETGMKYLQNHSRSAYEVINSYQPVDPSRSGNMAYRQSIFSAYATLNFDLGNDWTLRPGLRFEGTDINATFQNTAPLSRKFSNWVPNVLLSKKVGERNEFKLDYNERIRRPWIMDLNPYSNAVDPLNVVQGNPYLKPELTKKLELSHTYTASKGSLLTSSLYYSSNKNAVEQITKVNDKGIAFTTPDNIGESTRMGLNVNTVFNPFKKWTVNAGAEVFHLKFRSSSLGISNNGTFFSTSLSNTLSLPNKFSFSASADYGNGFITLQGKNSANYSYRFAVKKEFLDNKASLTLTVINPFQNNFRENVYAYAPTFQSTQINRYFNRAATLTFSWQFGGLRTTQEKESSFSDNGEDKHFRKRKR
- a CDS encoding glycosyltransferase, with amino-acid sequence MKISIATSTFNQEKNIRDFLDAALEIADEIIIVDHFSTDRTKKYACPTRKYSLLKKN
- a CDS encoding DUF6134 family protein; translated protein: MRKIFVVLTVFLLLINANLSGQTVTQYYDVIHNDKIVGSTMINRVGDEKKFIINLKMTADISFFINRVVIVGKENAVFENSVLKSGSVFRKVNDKVKTDNWIKFDNNRYMLYDGNLLSYLSTGEIRNNMLSLFFNEPVNLKKVYSDNQQKLVELKVSSTNTYSVPGKNQSLTTFVYKDGKCSQVILKNSLITLMFKRTK